AAGAAAAGCCGTAGTCGAGAGATATCCAAGGGAATCATACTTAATCTGTGACAAGATGCCGACATGGGCACTGACCTGTGAAGAGGACAATGACAAATTTGTAGCCGAAATGCTTGATAGACTGGGAATAGACTATTTTGATGTGTTTTTTGTCCATAACATTAACGTGCCGTGGTACAAACTGGCCGAAAATGCCAAAGCCTTTGAATACGTCAAAAAGATGAAAGAAGACGGAATAGCAAAAAAAATAGGATTCAGCTTTCATGACAACTCAAAACTGTTGAAAGAGGTTTTAGACAAGTACGGTGACTTCCTGGATGTTGTCCAGCTGGAACTGAACTATCTTGACTGGGAAGATCCATCAATCGAAGCCCATAAATGCTACGATTTGTGCGTCGAATTCGGCCTTGACGTTTATGTAATGGAACCTTTAAAGGGTGGAGTGATTGTAAACCTTCCCGATGACATTAAAAATGATTTCAATGACTTCAATCCAGAAAAGTCAATAGCCAGCTTGGCGTTAAGGTTCTGCGCATCCTTAGAAAACGTTAAAATCGTTTTGTGCGGAATGAGCAAAATGGATGATATGCTTGATAACTGCAATACCTTTGAGAATTTTGAAGCGTTAACGGATGAGGAAAGCGACTTTCTGGAAAAGATGGCTGAAAAATTAAATTCAAGACTTGCCGTTCCATGCAGCGAATGCGGATACTGCATTAAGGCCTGTCCTGAAATGATACCTATCCCAGAGTATTTCTCACTATACAACCGCAGCAAAAACCAGCCGGAATCAAACATCTACAGAAATTACTTTGATAAATTAGCAGACGAAAAAGTCCCTGCAGACGAATGCACATACTGCGGAACATGCGTTGATTACTGCACTCAAAAAATAGAGATCCCCGACGAGCTGGAGAAGGTTTGCGAACATTTTGAAGATGGATTCAGTGCATATCCAAGCGATTAATTAATACAATTCCTTAATTAATTCCCTAACCATCTCATTATTCTTATCCAGTTTGGAGGCCTTGCGCGCATATTGCATGGCCTTATCAAACATTCCGCCCATGCGGTAAACAAAACCCATTAATGCGTTGGCTTCCACGTGAGTGTCATCGATTTCCAATAGCTTTTCAAGCAGTTCACAGGCCGTATCCAAATCACCCTGATTGAACAAGTCATAAGCCTCTTCATAGAGCGTATCTACATCATCAAAGGATACATCCTCATTAACGGCAACATTTTCTTCTTCATAGTAAACGCTTTCATGAACAAATTCCTTTTTGGCCGGTGCAAACTGTAGCTTCTGAAGCAAATCAGCGGCGTTCTGATTGGATGGGCTGACTTTAAGGGTTTTTCGGGCATAAAATATTGCAACATCCTCTATTCCCTGTTCAGACAATACGTGCGCCATCAGCAGATTGGCATTAATGTGATTGGGCTGAGAACTTAAAATCTCATGGAGAATGTCCTTTGCCTGGCTGTACTCCCTATCAGTGTAGAGCTCCAGCGCTTCAGAGTATAAATCCAAATCTTCGGGAGGCTCCTCTTCAATTATCTCTTCAACAGTTTCCGTCTTGCCGTTTAGTGCTTCATCAAGCATGTACTGGAGAATGTATTCTGTTGCCTTCTTGTGAAGTGGCTTGTTATCGTTTCCGCATTTCGGTGAGTAGATACATGACGGACAGCCGTTTCTGCATTTGCAGCCCTTAATAAGCTCCAGTGTGGATTTCAAAAGCTCCACGAATACGTCAACAGCCTTTTCACAGATTCCAATACCACCCTCATAGCCGTCATAAATGAATATTGTGGCTTCCTCAGTGTCCTTGTGATATGCCGTTGACAGACCTCCTATATCAAAGCGGTCACAGATAACCTGAAGCGGGAAAAGACCTATTAATGCATGTTCTGCTCCGTGAAGACCTCCTTCAAAGACTTCATCGTCATCGGGATACATGTCCTTCAAGTCCTTTTTGAGACTTTTAGGTATCGTAAACCATAATCCTTTCGTTTTAAACTTCAATGGAGGCAAGTCCAGAGAATACATGCCCAAAACCTTGGAATGCTGCATTTTCTTGTACTTGTAATAATCTTTTTTAACGTTTACTTCCCCAAAGTGAATCGTCAAATCGCCGTATTTCTTTTTGGACTCGTGGGCAACGATATTGACTTCTGTATCGTTTAATACCATCGTGTGATAATCAACGTTCTTTTTGGATACATTAACATAGCCTGACTTCAGATTAACGTTGTCTACGGTGTAGGTTTCTCCCTTATTGATTAATATTGCACCTTCATGAGCCTCGCGGTATACTTGTGAGCGTTCCATGGTCTCAAGAAGCCTGCCGTTATTCATTATCTTGAATTCCTCCGAGGATATTTGGTCCAATGAATGGTCAAATGCAGGATTATCGTCATACTTATAGGTATAATTGCCGGTACGGGACAGATACAAGTCATCATTTGAAACAAGCTCATCCAGAAAATCATCACTTATATTGAAATACGTTAATGCCTCCCCTTTTTTAAGAGGCAACTCGTTTGCGGCACATAAAATGTGGGCTTCCTGCAGAATCGGATTTGACAAATCGATTATGGCCTTTTCCTGGGGCTTGTCAAAGAATGCCTTCGGATTGTTCATGTAATACTGATCCAATTGATTTTCAAATGCAATCAAAATGGCTAAAGACTTCTGATTGCTTCTTCCAGCCCTTCCGCTCTGCTGCCAGGTGGACATCATCGTTCCCGGAAAGCCGGATATTATTACGGCATCAAGAGATCCTATATCTATTCCAAGTTCCAGAGCGTTCGTACAGGTAACTCCCAGATATTTGCCTGATTTCAGACCGTCTTCAATTTCACGCCTTTCTTCAGGCCTGTATCCTGCCCTGTATGCGGCGATTCGTGAATTGTCAAGCTTTCCCTCGGTCAGCTTGGCATCCTTTTTAGACCACATCGCAATGAGCTCCGTGATTTTACGTGAAACTGTAAAGCATAATGTCTGAATGTTTTTAAGCATCAGATAACGGAAAATGTCTGCAGTAACCACATGGATTGATGGAGCGGACGATTCAGCAGAATTCCTATAGTTTTTAAATGGATTGAATAAAATAAAGTCCTTTTCTCCGCTCGGTGAGGTGTCATTATCCACCAGCGTGAAATTCTCCCCAGTTAATTTATTGGCAAGTTCCAAAGGATTTGCAAGCGTTGCGGATGAAAGAATGAATATCGGATTTGATCCGTAGAAATTGGCTATCCTTTTAAGCCTTCTGATTAAAAATGCAACGTTTGAGCCAAAAACACCGCGGTAATAATGGGCCTCATCAATTACGATATACTTTAAATTGCGATAAAAGCGCTCCCACTGATGGTGCCAGGACAATATGAGATGCAGCTGATAGGGATTCGTTAAGATAACCCGGGATTTTTGCCTGATTCCATACCTTTCGGATTTTGGAGTGTCACCGTCATAGGTTCTCGGATTGATATTTATATCCAGGTCGCTTTCCATCTCCTTTAAAACGTTTAATTGGTCATTGGATAGTGCCTTTGCCGGGTAAATGTAAAGGGCGGTAGCCTTTTCATCCTCAATAAGCGATTCCATAATCGGAAGGTTGAATGCCAGGGTCTTTCCCGAAGCGGTTGTCGTTGTCAGGATAACGTTATCGCCTTTTTTGACCGCTTCATAAGTATCGGCCTGATGATTATAGAGTTTGATTTCCTTTGAATCAAGATATTCAACAATCCTGTCATTTAAATCCGGTATCCTTTTATAATTGGCCTTTTTGGCGGGAATCGTTTCGATATGGGCGATGTGATCCCTGAACCTAATATCGTTTTTAAATGTATCAATTGGAGAATCTAACATAATAATCATTAAAATTAGTTTTAACGATATTATTTTAATTTAATTTAATATTTAAATTATTCGTC
This is a stretch of genomic DNA from Methanobrevibacter millerae. It encodes these proteins:
- a CDS encoding DEAD/DEAH box helicase, whose amino-acid sequence is MLDSPIDTFKNDIRFRDHIAHIETIPAKKANYKRIPDLNDRIVEYLDSKEIKLYNHQADTYEAVKKGDNVILTTTTASGKTLAFNLPIMESLIEDEKATALYIYPAKALSNDQLNVLKEMESDLDININPRTYDGDTPKSERYGIRQKSRVILTNPYQLHLILSWHHQWERFYRNLKYIVIDEAHYYRGVFGSNVAFLIRRLKRIANFYGSNPIFILSSATLANPLELANKLTGENFTLVDNDTSPSGEKDFILFNPFKNYRNSAESSAPSIHVVTADIFRYLMLKNIQTLCFTVSRKITELIAMWSKKDAKLTEGKLDNSRIAAYRAGYRPEERREIEDGLKSGKYLGVTCTNALELGIDIGSLDAVIISGFPGTMMSTWQQSGRAGRSNQKSLAILIAFENQLDQYYMNNPKAFFDKPQEKAIIDLSNPILQEAHILCAANELPLKKGEALTYFNISDDFLDELVSNDDLYLSRTGNYTYKYDDNPAFDHSLDQISSEEFKIMNNGRLLETMERSQVYREAHEGAILINKGETYTVDNVNLKSGYVNVSKKNVDYHTMVLNDTEVNIVAHESKKKYGDLTIHFGEVNVKKDYYKYKKMQHSKVLGMYSLDLPPLKFKTKGLWFTIPKSLKKDLKDMYPDDDEVFEGGLHGAEHALIGLFPLQVICDRFDIGGLSTAYHKDTEEATIFIYDGYEGGIGICEKAVDVFVELLKSTLELIKGCKCRNGCPSCIYSPKCGNDNKPLHKKATEYILQYMLDEALNGKTETVEEIIEEEPPEDLDLYSEALELYTDREYSQAKDILHEILSSQPNHINANLLMAHVLSEQGIEDVAIFYARKTLKVSPSNQNAADLLQKLQFAPAKKEFVHESVYYEEENVAVNEDVSFDDVDTLYEEAYDLFNQGDLDTACELLEKLLEIDDTHVEANALMGFVYRMGGMFDKAMQYARKASKLDKNNEMVRELIKELY
- a CDS encoding aldo/keto reductase, which encodes MEYKKKFGFGCMRLPLTDKDNPASVDQELFNQMVDIYMEKGFNYFDTSYAYHNGMSEEAIRKAVVERYPRESYLICDKMPTWALTCEEDNDKFVAEMLDRLGIDYFDVFFVHNINVPWYKLAENAKAFEYVKKMKEDGIAKKIGFSFHDNSKLLKEVLDKYGDFLDVVQLELNYLDWEDPSIEAHKCYDLCVEFGLDVYVMEPLKGGVIVNLPDDIKNDFNDFNPEKSIASLALRFCASLENVKIVLCGMSKMDDMLDNCNTFENFEALTDEESDFLEKMAEKLNSRLAVPCSECGYCIKACPEMIPIPEYFSLYNRSKNQPESNIYRNYFDKLADEKVPADECTYCGTCVDYCTQKIEIPDELEKVCEHFEDGFSAYPSD